In the genome of Mytilus edulis chromosome 3, xbMytEdul2.2, whole genome shotgun sequence, one region contains:
- the LOC139516118 gene encoding uncharacterized protein, with protein MMASSSRTNLCTLCQEDDVPNEAVTWCTDCEVLLCKDCDKHHNKSRSSQYHNTMSTEDYHEQPAFIHEVSSRCKDHNKKFELYCSFHACPCCVQCVFNHQKCQDMKPLGDILTHVKSSASVQKVEKDLKVLQKNFDEVLIYFKSRIDKIHIQKTEAIEEIRDMRESIDDYFNRLEQQVLDDLESKHSKLNSNISTLVEQIEQRSIKILKLQEDFSKMTQFATDLQMYVGLREIEKTTSEAAKYISDLEVDGHLNDKKIEIRISPSLQSIIEEVKSFGDIDIITNNDSSFSVHLLYERKDQAHILVHTDPGIDRIGPSLLQKWKIPKKMKPVYVIACRLLPDGKILILDNRQRRLLLFSKNGNFIKMVVTFKTNPYDLCTVNNNIVAVSFRMTNLIELVDVDKNKTTKKLILSHACHGLSSDGQILAISSINEKKCSLVNLKDMSPKILEGVWGTCIALFNENIYCADCYENKVSCYRKSGEPLWTFMHTDISNIYGLTLDINGYVYIASYRNEVIVVVTPDGKTSKTIQSNADGIINPTGPDINKEKRIMIVSCQISNDDAYILVFKT; from the coding sequence ATGATGGCTTCGTCATCACGGACCAACTTGTGCACACTCTGTCAAGAAGATGATGTACCAAACGAAGCAGTCACGTGGTGCACAGATTGTGAGGTGTTGCTCTGCAAAGATTGTGACAAACATCACAATAAGTCACGGTCATCTCAATACCACAACACTATGTCTACTGAAGATTACCATGAGCAACCTGCATTCATTCATGAAGTAAGTAGTCGATGTAAAGACCATAATAAAAAGTTCGAACTTTACTGTTCCTTCCATGCATGTCCATGCTGTGTACAATGCGTGTTCAATCACCAGAAATGCCAAGACATGAAACCATTGGGTGATATTTTGACACATGTTAAATCATCTGCATCTGtccaaaaagttgaaaaggatTTAAAAGTACTGCAGAAAAACTTTGATGAGgttttgatttatttcaaaaGCAGAATCGACAAAATCCATATACAGAAAACAGAAGCCATTGAAGAAATTCGTGATATGAGGGAATCAATAGATGATTACTTTAACAGGCTAGAACAACAAGTTCTTGATGATTTGGAATCTAAACACTCGAAATTGAACTCAAATATAAGCACTCTTGTTGAACAAATAGAACAACGATCAATTAAAATTCTCAAACTACAAGAAGATTTTTCCAAAATGACACAATTTGCGACCGACTTACAAATGTACGTTGGTTTAAGAGAAATTGAGAAGACAACATCCGAAGCTGCAAAATACATATCTGATTTAGAGGTTGACGGTCacttgaatgataaaaaaattgaaattagaaTTTCACCGTCCCTTCAATCAATTATAGAGGAAGTCAAATCATTTGGAGACATAGATATCATCACCAATAATGATAGCTCTTTTTCTGTGCATCTTCTATATGAAAGAAAAGATCAAGCACACATTTTAGTTCATACTGATCCGGGAATTGATCGAATTGGGCCATCATTACTGCAAAAGTGGAAAATTCCAAAGAAAATGAAACCGGTTTATGTAATAGCCTGTAGATTATTACCAGATGGTAAAATCTTAATTCTCGATAACAGGCAACGAAGACTATTACTTTTCAGTAAAAATGGTAACTTTATTAAAATGGTGGTTACATTCAAGACCAATCCATACGATCTGTGTACTGTAAACAATAATATAGTAGCTGTCTCATTTCGTATGACAAACCTGATAGAACTTGTTGAtgtagacaaaaacaaaactacCAAAAAATTGATACTTTCTCATGCCTGTCATGGATTATCTAGTGATGGTCAAATTTTGGCCATCAGCAGCATTAATGAGAAAAAGTGCTCTTTAGTCAATCTGAAAGATATGTCTCCTAAAATCTTAGAAGGAGTTTGGGGTACATGTATTGCACTATTCAATGAAAACATTTATTGCGCTGACTGCTATGAGAACAAAGTTAGTTGCTATCGGAAGTCTGGAGAACCTCTATGGACATTTATGCACACTGACATAAGTAATATATATGGACTTACATTAGACATTAATGGCTATGTTTATATAGCTTCGTATAGAAACGAAGTTATCGTGGTGGTGACACCAGATGGTAAAACAAGCAAAACAATACAATCAAACGCTGACGGTATTATCAATCCAACAGGTCCAGacattaacaaagaaaaaagaataatgaTCGTGTCATGCCAAATCAGTAATGACGACGCCTATATCTTagtttttaaaacttga